In Prochlorococcus marinus CUG1435, the genomic window AATACTATTAATTCCCTTTCCTAGAGAAGTCTTTTTTGCAAAACCTTTAGCAGCAATATTAAGCAATATATTCTTTGGTGTACTTGGTTATAAGTTAGCGGATACCCATGGAAGAACATTATTGAGATTATTTAATCCAAGTAATACTGATGCTTATCTAGTTAACGAAGGTATACTTCCTGCTGCAAGTCCTAAAATTCTAGATACGAGTGTAATTATTGATGGCAGAATTAATGGCTTATTAAGTTGCGGCTTGTTGGAAGGGCAATTAATTATTGCTCAAAGTGTAATTGATGAATTACAAACTTTAGCTGACTCAAGCAGTAATGAAAAAAGGTCTAAGGGAAGAAGAGGTCTAAAATTGTTAAAAGAATTAAGGGATTTATACGGAAGAAGACTTGTAATAAACCCAACAAAGTATGAAGGTAATGGGGTAGATGAAAAACTCTTAAAAATTACTGAGGATATGTCAGGAACTTTAATTACGGCCGATTACAATCTCTCTCAAATTGCTGAAGTTAAAGAATTAAAAGTCATGAACTTGAGTGATTTGGTTATTGCTTTAAGGCCAGAAGTCCAGCCTGGAGAGTCACTTAATATAAAAATTGTAAGAGAGGGTAAAGAAAAAATGCAAGGTATTGGATATTTAGATGACGGAACAATGGTAGTTATTGATGAAGCAAAGAATTTTGTGGGAAGCAGATTAGATATTGTAATCACAGGAGCACTACAAACTCCCACTGGAAGAATGGTATTTGGAAAACTTATAAATAATCCTGAGTCAAACAAATCTTTTAAATCACCAGCGACACAGGGCTAAATCTAGCTAGAATCAAATCAATCTTTTAATTTCGTGATACAAATGACTGTATCTGCTCCTTATTACGGCGAAAATACCGTTATGAGGACTCCTCCCCCTGATCTACCCTCTCTTTTACTTAAAGAGAGAATCGTCTATCTTGGTTTACCATTATTTTCAGATGATGATGCAAAAAGACAACTAGGTATGGATGTAACTGAGCTAATCATTGCTCAACTTCTTTATCTAGAGTTTGAGGATCCTGAAAAACCTATATATTTCTATATCAATTCAACAGGGACAAGTTGGTATACTGGTGACGCAGTTGGCTTCGAAACAGAGGCTTTCGCTATCTGCGACACAATAAGCTATATTAAGCCTCCAGTACACACAATATGTATAGGACAAGCTATGGGTACTGCTGCAGTTATCCTTTCATCAGGCACGAAGGGGCAAAGAGCAGCTCTTCCGCATGCCTCAATTGTTCTACATCAACCAATAAGTGGTGCCAGAGGTCAAGCAACCGATATCCAAATAAGAGCTGAGGAAGTATTGAAAAATAAAAAATCAATGCTGGAGATTCTATCTCGTAATACTGGAAAGACTATAGAAGAACTCTCTAAAGACTCTGACAGGATGAGTTATCTTAATCCTCAAGAAGCTTTAGATTATGGCGTAATAGACAGAATACTCACAAGTCAAAAAGATTTACCAAATAAAATTTAACTCTCACAACCAACTATTAAAATCATGCCAATAGGAACTCCAAGCGTGCCTTACAGACTTCCAGGAAGTCAATATGAAAGATGGGTCGATATATATACAAGATTAGGAGTTGAAAGAATTCTTTTTCTTGGACAAGAAGTAAATGATGGTATTGCAAATAGCCTTGTTGCACAAATGCTTTATCTAGATTCTGATGACAATTCCAAACCTATCTATCTTTATATTAATAGCCCAGGAGGATCAGTAACTGCTGGTTTGGCTATATATGACACTATCAAATACGTAAAAAGTGATGTAGTTACGATATGCGTCGGCCTTGCAGCCTCCATGGGTGCATTCCTTTTGGCGGCTGGCACAAAAGGTAAAAGAGTTGCTCTGCCTCATAGCAGAATAATGATTCATCAACCCCTAGGTGGAACATCCCAACGCCAAGCAAGTGATATTGAAATAGAAGCTAAGGAAATTTTGAGAATTAAAGATATGTTAAATATGTCTATGGCAGACATGACAGGCCAATCATTTGAGAAAATTGAAAAGGACACTGATAGAGATTATTTTCTAAGTGCGGAAGAGGCAAAAAACTATGGCTTAATTGATAGAGTAATAACACATCCAAGCGAGGCAAATCAATCTTAAATTTTCTAAATAAATTTTTTAATTTTCATTTTTAAATTAATAATTTTTTGGTTTATTTACACCTTTAATGTCTAAAATATTAATTATTAAATGCAAAGAAGCTACAACTAATGACCCAACTCTTTTACGACACGGATGCAGATCTAAGTCTTTTAAATAATAAAACAATTGCGATTATTGGATATGGTTCACAAGGTCACGCACATGCCCTTAATCTTAAAGATAGCGGCTTAGATGTAATTGTCGGTTTATATAAAGGAAGTAAGTCTGAAAGCAAAGCTATTAGCGATGGTCTACAAGTGTTTAGTGTTTCCGAAGCTTGCGCAAAAGCAGACTGGATCATGATTCTCCTCCCAGATGAGTTTCAGAAAGATGTTTACCTCAAGGAAATAGAACCAAACTTAAAAGAAGGAAAGATATTAAGTTTTGCTCATGGCTTTAATATAAGATTCGGACTTATCAAACCTCCTGGTTTTGTGGATGTTGTAATGATTGCACCAAAAGGACCTGGACATACTGTTCGTTGGGAATATCAGAATGGTCAAGGTGTTCCTGCACTATTCGCAGTTGAGCAGGATTCTTCTGGAAGTGCAAGATCATTGGCGATGGCTTATGCCAAAGGTATTGGGGGAACGCGCGCTGGAATACTTGAAACAAATTTCAAAGAAGAAACAGAAACTGATTTATTTGGCGAACAAGCGGTATTATGCGGAGGCTTATCAGAACTTGTTAAATCAGGCTTTGAAACTCTTGTAGAGGCAGGTTATCAACCAGAGCTTGCATACTTCGAGTGTTTACATGAAGTTAAACTTATTGTTGATTTAATGGTAAAGGGAGGCTTATCCCAAATGAGAGATTCCATTTCCAATACTGCAGAATATGGAGATTATGTAAGTGGTAAAAGACTTATCAATAGTGATACAAAGAAAGAAATGCAGAAAATCCTAAAAGATATTCAAGATGGAACTTTCGCTAAGAATTTTGTGGAAGAATGCGATAAAAACAAACCGTTAATGACAAAATTAAGAGAAGAGAACTCAGAACATGAAATTGAGAAAGTAGGTAAAGGTCTACGCTCGATGTTCAGTTGGCTGAGATAAATTTATTTTTAATATTCCTTGGATCGATTGGTTTTGATTTATTGATCGGCGATCCAAGATTCTTAATCCACCCTGTTCAAGTAATTGGCTTTTACATAAAAAAAATATCTGATTACCTCATAAAAAATTTTGGGAAAAATAAAAATATATTGTTTTGGGGAGGTTTAATCTTAGCTATATCCACCATTGGAATGAGTTTTGGTTTAGGGAAATTAATAGAACTCAGTTATGTGCAATCACGAAATAATTTTTTTAGTGGGTTGTTAATTCTTTTTGGACTTTCAAGTTGTATTGCGACTAAGGGACTTATTTCAAGTGTGAAAGAGATTGCAGAGCTAATAGAACGCGAAGAAATTAATCACCATAATAAAAGAATAATCAAAGAGAAGGTTCAAAGGATAGTAAGTAGGGATGTAAGTTCATCCTCTTTAGAACATCTTTTGAGATCAAGTACAGAGAGTCTTACCGAAAATTCTGTTGATGGAATATTTGGGCCATTATTTTGGATTTTTATTGGAATTTTTTTTATGAAATTTTCAATTTTTCTGCCAGGGCCTTTATCACTTGGTTTTTCTTATAAAGCCATAAGTACTTTAGATTCAATGATAGGTTACAAATATGATTATTTTAGATATTTAGGTTTTTTCAGTGCAAAAATCGAAGATATTTTTACGTTTGTTCCTTCAAGATTAGTTTTATTAACATTACCTTTAGTTAGTCCCAAAATTAATGAGTATGGATCAATCATAAAAAAAAGTTATCTTGATGGTAAAAAATATGATTCGCCTAATGCTGGGATTTCAGAAGCTATATTTGCTTATATTTCCGGTATAAAATTGGGTGGAAAAAGTAAATATAAAAATGAGATTATTGAAAAGCCAATAATCAATGCGAATGGAGATAATTGCACTGGAGAAAAAATTAAATTAATTTGTAAATTAATTTTGAGATTACAATTTTTATGGATAATAATTTTTTTCTTAATTTTTTTTAATTTCGACTTTAATTTAATAATAAATTAGTTTAAAAATTACTAAAATAAATAATAAAAAATCTATGCAAAATAACGGTTCTCAAATAGAAAATCAAAATGATGATTCAACTGATAAGCCATCCACCGATAATGAATACTCAAAATGGGTAGATAATCAGGGGGATGAAGTAAAGAATGTTTTTGGATTTAATAGCAGTGCTGAACTTGTAAATGGTAGAGCAGCAATGATCGGATTCTTAATGCTCATATTAACCGAGTTAGTTTTTAGCGGCAGACCTGTTACTTCTTCAATTTTTGGTATTAATTAAAAATGGAAGCAAAAAAATCTAATCCAATAAAAGTATTCTTATACATATCTGTATGGGTTATTATTTGGGGCACTTTAGGATCTTTGATCGATTTTCCTCTATATAAAAATAAAATCTACTTAGAAGGAAGCATATATCAATATCTTACTTTCACAGTTACAGCGATAATTTCTATTGTATCTGCAAAGTTTTTTTATAAGAAAATTGATTTATAAAAACTTGTACCTAAATTTCTTAATAATTTTTGCTGGTTCTTTACTTTCACTGGACTCGTAAAGTATCCATTGATGCGTTTCAGTATCATGATCACAACCATAATTTCCAGATAGATTATCGTAACTTGAAAGATATGAGTGACAATTTTGGTCTGCCTCAAAAGCAGAGTCATAACATGTTAGAAAATAAATCAAAAATAGAACAGTTATTAATAAAAAAAATACTTGAGAGACTAAATTAATTAACTTCATACGATATTCTAAAATTTAAATATATCATCTAAAAAAATTTTTCGATCTAAAAATATAGCTAACGACCAACATTAAATACAAAGTCATGGAATTCTTGATTCTTTAAATACAGGATGACTAGCAATACTAAAATAATATTTAAGCCTATTACTATTGATCCAAAAATATTTATTTGTTTTTTACCTGGCAAAGTGTAAGTAAATTTCTTGCCTTTAAGAAAACCAGCTAAGCCTTTTTTTTCTTTTTTTGTTTCTTTTATTTGAGTATTTTGAGTATTATTCTTAACTTCATTATCAGAAAAACCTTTTACCATTGCAAATTAAATAACAAATTTATAATATTCCAAAAAAATAAATTATTTTAATAATTAACAATTTTTAATCACATATGGGATCATTAATGAATTTCTCTCATTTGATGAATTATTAAAAAAATAAGCTTCAATAATTTCCGTTTGTAGCCCCAATAAACTAGATTGACATGTGAATCTATTTTGGCCAAATACTGCTAATTGAAGTTTTTCTATTTCAGAAACTAATTCTTTACATACATGGGTTCCAGAATCTTTAAAACAATCCCTAGATTGTTTTAAAATCTTAGACTTTGTTGGTATTGTTTCTGCCATAAGGAAATTTGATGATAATAAAAATTTTAAGAATAAAATAGTTAAAAATTTCATTACTTTTTAAGATTTCAAAATTTTGGATACTCCTGCAAGAGTTTTGCTTATTGAGCTAATTGCATTTTATTGAACTAAAAAAAAAAGATGCCCTAAAAGAGCATCTTGTTATTAAAAGAAGAAATAGACTAAAAAGATTACCCTTGAACTCTATCCTTAAAAAGTTTACCTGCAGAGAATGTTGGAACTCTTTTAGCGGGTATTGCTATTTTTTCGCCTGTCTTAGGGTTTAATCCCTGTCTTGCAGAACGATCTCTTGGTTCGAAAGAGCCAAATCCTAGTATAGAGACTTTTTTGCCTTCCACTACTGAATCAACAATAGTTTCAATAGCTGCATCAACAACTAAAGAAACATCAGTTTTTGTGAGCTCTGTACGAGCTGCAACAAGATTTACTAAATCAGCTTTGTTCATTGAAATTTAAATTAATGCAAAGGTTTAAAAAAAAGATTTAAATCGAGTTTTAAACCTCGAACTTCCACATCATATGGAGCAAATACAAATACGGCAACCGAAAATGCCGGCGGCGCAAAGCTTTATACAAATTTTAGGGACATTTTTAGCGACATTATTTAATTTTATCGCCATACATTTTTCTTATGTGAGAAAGAACATCTTTTACTAGATAACAGCTAAAGAGACTGGTATCACTGGGTTTATCCTTAAAAATATACCTACATTTAGCAAAGGGGAAGAACGTCAAAGTGGGATGAATTTAAGAATTTGAGCTATTTATTATGTTTTATTAATTTTCAGATATATTTCCTTCTCATCACATGAAAAAACATAATTTGTATTTTGAAATCAAGAAAAATCTGTTTTCTCATTAATAAACTTTCTCTCTAAATCGTTTTATGCACTAAGGAGATGGATGAAGAAATTCTAATTAATTAGAAAATTAATACTCTCCAAGATCTAATAAAGTTGATTAGTGAAGCCTTAAATTTGAGTTTTTTTTTTAATTTTGCATCTATTATTTAAATATCAGTAATTTAAATAAATTATCTCAATATTTAACTAATCAATGATAAAGAGAAAGTGATTCATCTCAATAAAGGTAACCCATTTCCTTTAGGGAGTTCTCTAACTTCTCAAGGGGTTAATTTTTCCTTAATAGCCACAAATGCAGAATATGTAGAAATCTTATTGTTTGAGAAAGAGGACTCTATTTCCCCAAAAAGTATATTCAAATTAGATCAAACTCATAATAAAGGTCCTTACTGGCATGCGGAAATAAATAATCTAGATGAAGGTTGTATTTATGCTTTTAGAGTAAAACAAAAAAATAACGAAATTAATAACAACTACGAAAAAAAAGTTTTACTTGATCCATGTTCAAGGGGTATTACCGGATGGGGAAGTTATAAAAGAAAAAATGCATTAAAGACGTACGAAAATACTGATTCTTGTCTTAAAAGCGTTGTTTGCGATAGAAAACTATTTAATTTTAAGGATTATCCAAGACCGAACCATTCTTGGGAAGAAACAATTATTTATGAACTCCATATCAATGCTTTCACCGAATCAACTGATAAAGATGAAAGTTGCTTTAAGAAATTTTTAAAAAAAATTCCGTATCTCAAAGAACTGGGTATTACAACAATTGAATTACTTCCAATTTTTTGTTTTGATCCTAATGATGCCCCAAATGGTCTAAAAAATTTTTGGGGTTATAGTCCAATTAATTGGTTTACTCCGCATTTTGAGTATCTCTCTAATGAATCTGCCAAAAAGAATAGAGAGGAATTTAGAAGATTTGTAGAGGAATGCCATAAAGCAGACATTGAAGTCATCTTAGATGTTGTATACAATCACACTTCCGAAGGGGATTCAAAAGGGCCAGCAATCTCTTGGAAAGGTATAGATGAAAATCTTTATTACTTTATTGGAAAAGATAAAAATTATCAGGACGTCTCCGGATGTGGTAATACTATTGCAGCAAACAGAGGATTAGTTAGAAAACTAATAGTTGAATCATTAAAATGTTGGGCGAGTGAATTAGGAGTAGATGGTTTTAGATTTGATTTAGGAATTGCCCTATCAAGAGGCGAAAATCTTTTACCGCTTGATAATCCTCCAATTTTTGAAGATATAGAATGTGAACCAGAACTTATCGATATCAAGTTCATAAGTGAGCCATGGGATTGTGGCGGTTTATATAAATTAGGTGATTTCCCATCTAAAAATACTTTTACTTGGAATGGTCATTTTAGAGATGACTTGCGAAGATTTTGGAAGGGAGATAAAGATACTGCTTGGAATATGAGTGATAAAATAATGGGTACTCCATCTATTTATAAAGAAGATAATATTTTTCCAAAATCAATAAATTTTATTACTTCACATGATGGATTCACTCTCAAAGATTTAGTAACATTCAATAGAAAACATAATTTTTCCAATAGAGAACAAAATAGAGATGGTGATAATCATAATAATTCTTGGAATCATGGCGCAGAGGGACCAACTTCAAACTCATTAATCAATGATTTAAGAAAAAGACAACAAAAAAATCTAATTCTTAGTTTACTTATCTCTAAAGGTGTTCCAATGATACTAATGGGCGATGAAATAGGAAGGTCTCAAGGTGGCAATAATAATTCTTGGTGCCAAAATAATTTATTAGGTTGGATGAATTGGGATAATGGTCAACAAGATTTGGAATTATTGGAATATTTTAAATACGTTATAAAAATTCGAAAAAAACTAATAAACATTTTTAATCCATCATTCTTACCTAACAATCAAAAGAACGAAAATATTCCCACATATCATTGGCATGGAACTAAATTAGATAGCCCCGATTGGAGCAGTTGGTCTCACACAGTTGTCTTTAGCATAAACAAAGGCAAAACTAATCCTATGGTATGGGTAGGTTTAAATGCATATTCAAAAAGTATCGACTTCCCCTTGCCAAAATGTAAATATAATTGGTTTAAAGTTATTGATACTAGTATGCCTGAAATTTTCGAACCCTCAAAGATAAATGAAAAATATGTTTCAGTAAAGAGTAGAAGCTCTTTATTAATTATTTCAGAAGAAATATTTGGGGTGAAAAAAAATATATTCTAAAAGCGGGCGGCGGGAATCGAACCCGCATCTTCAGCTTGGAAGGCTGAGGTTTTACCACTAAACCACGCCCGCAATAAGTAATAGAATTACCATTGCAATAATACATTATCAAACAATCAACAAAGTAAAAAGATTGGAAAATTCACACTCGAAAAAAAATATCGCCAGACAAACAACAAGATTGATGGTTTCCTATGGTCTAGGAGATGCGGGCACAGGTTTAGTAGCAACACAATTTGGTTTTTTTCTCTTCAAATTCTTCATTTCGGCTGGCCTACCGGTAATAATTGCTGGATCATTATTGATGTTAATCAAGATATGGGATGCAATAAATGATCCTTTAATTGGATGGTTAAGTGACCGGACAAAATCAAGATGGGGGCCTAGGATTCCTTGGATGGTGACAGCATCAGTTCCTCTTGGTTTTTCTTTGGCGGCAATATGGTGGACCCCAACAGGTTCAGTGCTTTACAAGACTATTTACTATGCCATTATTTCTATAATTGTAATGACTGCTTACACAAGTATCAATCTTCCTTTTGCAGCTCTATCAACCGAAATTTCCGAAAAAACAGCAATTAGAACAAGGTTAAACGCCTCAAGATTTACTGGCTCAATAATTGCAGGATTAACTGGCTTGATAATTGCTGGTGTTGTTTTAAGTTCTGAAGGATCAGCAAATAATGATTATTTCTTAATGGGTAAAATAAGTGGTTGCATAGCAGTTACAACAACACTAATTTCATGTTGGGGATTAGCTCCATTTGCAAAAAAAGCCAGAAGGCCCTCCGGAAAAGCAGAAGCTATAACACTTCAATTTAAAAGGATCTTCAGAAATAAAAAATTTCTCAAAGTTATTACACTTTATATTCTGCTTTGGTGCGCCTTACAATTGATGCAAACAGTGGCATTAATCTATGTAGAGGATGTGCTAAATCTACCAACATATATTGCGAAGTGGGTCCCGATACCTTTCCAAATTAGCGCTTTAGTGGGTTTACAAATATGGACCAGAGTATCAAATAAATTGAATAGAATTTCAGCTTTAAACTATGGAGCGATTATGTGGATTATTTCATGTACGGCAGCTTTATTTTTGCCTTCATTGTCAAAAATTACAGGTGTTGGAGATAGTTTATTTCTAAATGCAGGTAACGTATTTCTTCTCATTCTTTTAATTTTCATAATCTGTCTGATTGGAATTGGAGCTTCAACCGCTTTTCTTATCCCTTGGTCATTACTTCCTGATGCAATAGACGAAGATCCAGAGAAACCAGCAGGATTATATACTGCTTGGATGGTACTTATTCAGAAAATTGGTATCGCGTTAAGTGTTCAATTATTAGGATTTTTGTTGTATTTATCTGATTATCAATCATGCTTTGTTGATAGTGATGGTCTAGATGTTATAGAACAATGCTACTCAGCACAATTAACTATTAGATTATGTATTGGTTTTATACCCTCAATATTGGTAATAATTGGTCTTTTAATCATGAGAAAATGGGATCGAAAATTAATTACAAACTAATATAAAGATATGTATTATCCTAATTTTTTTAAAAGACTTCTAAGCAGCTTAATCATTGGCGGGCAAGCTATTTATTATATCTTTAGAGGTAAAATCTCCAAAAATGATCTCTTTGACCAACTTATGGAGTCAGGTCCTGGAAGTTTGTTAATTGTATTAATTACAGGAATTGCGGCAGGTACAGTTTTTAATATTCAAGTTGCATCACAACTTACAAGTATGGGGGTTTCAAGTGAAATTGGAGGCTTATTAGCAGTAGGCATGGCAAGAGAAATGGCTCCTCTTCTAACTGCTACTTTAATGACTGGAAAGGTTGCCACTGCCTATGCTGCTCAACTAGGCACTATGAAAGTTACAGAACAAATTGAGGCAATAACCATGTTAAGGACGGAACCAGTCCAATATTTGGTAGTCCCAAGGTTACTATCGATGGTAATAATGTCTCCAATACAGTGTCTTTTGTTTTTATCTGTAGCTTTATGGAGCGGACAAATTTGGAGCACAATTTTTTATAAAGTTCCTCCAATAGTTTTTTGGACATCTGTAAGATCAGGTAATGTTAGTTTAACCAGTACAGACTTGACTTCAATGTTAATAAAATCTGTAGTGTTCGGATTACTTATCTCAATCATTTCTTGTGGATATGGACTCACAACTAAAGGCGGTCCAAAAGAAGTTGGAACAAGTACAACAGGCGCAGTTGTAATGACTCTCGTTACTGTATCTTTAATGGATGTATTACTAACACAAATTTTATTTGGATGAAACTATGTTTAACACTAAATCAAAAAAAGAGGAACCAGTAATAATAGCACCATCATTTCAGTTGCCAATCATTCTTATATTTTTAAGTTTTATGCTTTTGTTTTTGAATATTGGTTATTTGCCAACCATAGTTTCTGCTTCTTTTAGCTTTTTTTTATTACTTCAGTCATTTACCTTAAGAATAAAAATAACAAATGATGATTTTATCGTTTTACAATTAGGAAAAGAGATTCGAATTTTCCCATTCAAGAACTGGATATCATGGAAATTCTTTTTCCCTATAATCCCAGGTATTTTTTATTTTAGAGAAAAGTCCAGTCCTCATTTATTACCAATATTATTTAATCCAAAGCAATTAAAAGATGAGCTCATAAAAAAAGTCGACTCCCTTGAAATTAAAAATTCTTAAAATTTAGACTTTGCCAAATCATCAAAATTATTTAAATGAACAATAAAGAAATTTCCGAAAATAATCCCGAAAAGGAATTAATAATAGATAAGTCAATTTCAGAGGATAAAACCAAACAAATTGGTAAGAAAAATACAACGCAAAATAAAAAAATTACACCAAAAAACGACAAATCAACTAAACCTTTTGATGAAATTTCTAATGAAATTTTTAGAGATCTCGTTTCAAAAAAAGACTCTTTAATTAAAGAAATAAAAGAGTTAGAAACCAAAAAAAGTGAAATAGAAAAAGATATTGATTCAAATTTTAAAGGACAGTCAGATAATATCGCAAAAAGAGTTAAAGGCTTTCAAGAGTACTTAACTGGGGCCTTGCAGAATCTTTCACAAAACGTAGAGAAACTTGAATTAGTTTCTCAACCAATAATCGTAAAGCCATCTCCTCTTGATGACAAAAAGCAAAACAACAGCACAAATAATGTAGTTAATGTTCCTGCTCTTTCTGAAACATTTAAGCCAGATGAAGAGATTATAAAAAGTTGCTTTTCAAGTTTTACAGAACAACCTGATTTTTATGCTGAACCTTGGAAATTAAGACGAAGTCTTGATTCATCAGATATAGAAATTATGGATGATTGGTTCTTTAATATGGGCGGAAGAGGTTCTCTTGAAAGTAGAGGATCTCGACAAAAAAACGCCTTGTTAACAGCGGGTTTAATATCTATTCTTGGCGAATTATATGGAGATCAGTTTCAGACTCTTATCCTAGCTTCACAGCCTGAACGATTAGGTGAATGGAGAAGAATTCTTCAAGATTCACTTGGTCTCACAAGGGATGACTTTGGACCTAATAGTGGGATTGTTCTTTTTGAAAGGCCTGAAGGTGTCATAGAGAGAGCTGATAGATTGGAAGCGAATGAAGAATTACCATTTATTATTATTGACGCGGCAGAAACCTCTGTTGAAATTCCAATACTTCAATTCCCATTATGGGTTGCATTTGCTGGTTCAGATAATGAAATTTACGATGATCTTGAACTAAACTAAGGTTTATGAATATCTTAATAATTTTTACAAGTTATCTTTTAGGATCACTTCCGACAGGTTTTTTAATTGGAAAATATCTCAAAAATATAGATCTAAGAACTATGGGTTCTGGATCTACAGGTGCCACAAATGTCTTAAGAAATGTTGGGAAATGGCCAGCACTTTTTGTGTTTATCATTGACGTTGGGAAAGGCCTTATTGCAGTAAAAATTGCTCAATATTATGCAGATCAAGGATTAATAGAGGTAATAGCAGGGATATCCGCCATCTCAGGACATATTTGGCCAATATGGCTTAGAGGTAAAGGAGGAAAAGCTGTTGCTACTGGATTAGGTATGTTTTTAGCTCTTTCTTGGAAAGTTGGACTCGCATCTCTTGGCATTTTTTTAATAGTTCTAACAAAAACTAAATTTGTTTCTTTATCCAGTATTTCAGCTGCAATCTTACTTCCTATTTTTATGTTTTTTTATCTAGGTAAATTTATGCACTCATACTTTTTTATAAGTTTAATTGTGGCATTATTAGTAATCTGGAAACATAGAACAAACATAACGAGATTGCTTAAGGGAGAAGAATCCAAAATTAATCAGAATCAATAGATTTAAATATTTCTATTAGAGCTTTATTAGGATCTAAAGCTTTTGAAATTGATCTGCCAATGACTAACTTAGAAGCCCCATTATCTATTGCTTCATAGGGAGTCATAATCCTATTTTGATCATCTTTATTGTCAACATTTAATCTGATACCTGGTGTAATAAGTTCAAAATTATCATTATAAATAGATCTCAACATTTTTACCTCCCAAGGGGAACAGACACATCCATCTAATCCAGCATCAAAAGATAACTTTGCAAGTCTTAATACATTTTCTTCAATTGAATTATTTCTATCAAGATCAGTTTGAAAATCTTTAAGAGAAAAGCTTGTTAAGACAGTTATTCCTATAACCAATGGGGGTTTTACA contains:
- the pyrF gene encoding orotidine-5'-phosphate decarboxylase; its protein translation is MNKKFNSEDKIILAIDGLDVSQAKLLLEKCPNIKWVKVGLELFVREGPRVIEILKGLNKKIFLDLKFHDIPNTMRAACFQVSKLGVDIISIHASAGLKALKDSKKASLEGATSVSVKPPLVIGITVLTSFSLKDFQTDLDRNNSIEENVLRLAKLSFDAGLDGCVCSPWEVKMLRSIYNDNFELITPGIRLNVDNKDDQNRIMTPYEAIDNGASKLVIGRSISKALDPNKALIEIFKSIDSD